The DNA segment taataaaatatgatgcCGAAGTAGTActagttactttttttttttttttttgtatttcgaGCTAATTGAATTAAAGTATATGTTTGAAATACCGTTTTATTGTCTAGAGGGAGAAGTGAGTGGCTGGGACATCTCTCTGGGTCAGTGTTTAAGATTATGATTCAATCTTGAATATGTTGAATGCATTACCAAAtgcctttcttttctctttagaTTATTGTTTTGAGTTATTTGTGGTTATAATAACTGAAAGTTGAAAGTATATTGGTTTGGAGAGTCCATGTGTGgactttttagtttttgtttaacaaaacaatgaaaaataagttttaagtttaaacTTTGCTGAAATAGTTGTATCTTCTCAGGTTCAAGGGTCATAGTATGCTTGCTCCTTTCACGGCAGGTTGGCAGTCTACTGATTTGCATCCTCTGGTTATAGAAAAGTCAGAGGTGAACTTTTTTGCAaggtttctgttttttttttaattactgcCATGTGATATAATTAGGAAATCACGGTCCcctctgttttttattttatgagatttaatgataactttttttcaattatgttatTCCTGATAAATGGATTCAGGGAAGCTATGTGTATGATACTAATGGAAAGAAATATCTTGACGCACTTGCTGGTTTATGGGCCACCTCTTTAGGTATGTTATTATTACCTCCgcagttatttattttatttttatcttttctgaATGGTATATTTCTTCCAGTTCATGTTCTAATTCCATTTTGAAAgcaatattaatataaacttaGCTCATTGTTGATATTTTAGCATGCCCTAATCAGCTATCCACCAAATTATCTCTAAGTTTCTCGGGGATCCATTTTCTTCCCTATATTtgatctgtttttttttttttttttttatcttggcAACAAATACAAGGGACGAACCATTGTGACTACTTTTGCAGAATGCCCTCGATATGAAAATTCAGGGGTTTGGAAGAGATATATTTTGAGTCAATTAATTGTAAGAAATGATCTGTCAGAAGTTTTTCTAACTTCCAcgattataatatttattaactttgatCTGTTAAATATACAGATACTCAATAAAATTGTGGGGTTATATTCacatttttaagttataaataaatagtgTAAATGTTTTGTTGGCATTGAAGTATTTTATCTGAAATGAAACGTATTTTATTTTCCAGGGGGAAGTGAGTCACGCCTTGTGGATGCTGCTGTCGCACAATTAAAGAAGTTGCCATTTTACCATTCCTTTTGGAATCGAACCACCGTACCTTCTCTGGTATTCATTTAGTTCTCTTATAGCAGGATTTAAAGGATGAAATAAAGATTCTGGGTAAAAACCTTTGTTGCATTTTTTGAAGTTTCAAAGATAGTAGTAATATTTGCTGTCACTGAGAGTTGAAAAAGTGCCTTTGGGACGATTCTTTATATTTGTTCACCGCGGGGGCGGGGGTTTGGGATGAAACTGTGGTATTTTAACCTGTCTACCTATTCAAGGAAATAAATGATGAACTACTTTGCTTGTGATGACACAGTTGATACTTGATATTGTAATAGTCAACTTACATTTGATATGTActttatacatataatattttcatatacaGGAACTAGCCAAGGAGCTCCTAGAAATATTCACAGCCAGAAAAATGGCAAAAGCTTTTTTTGTTAACAGTGGATCAGAAGCCAATGACACTCAGGTTTGGTAGATTATTATTCCCTTGTTTCAGTCTCATTTTCTTTGGAAGTTTTCATTTAATTGTAATGTAGATGTTTTGAACGTGTCTACTTTTTCATGCAATTCGAAAACTTAAAATCATTACTATAGACTACATACAACGCCTGCAACAGGTATCACGAAGAGGGAAAATCCGATCAATCCAGCacctaaaatatttgaagacaaaatgaaatattttctcaaTGACAGTGTGGTTGTTTAGATAAATATCAGATCGACCTTTTTGCAGgatttaatagaaaaagaaggcAAATACTGTACATGTCTTGTAAACATATTGTTGAAGTATATAGTTTATGCAGAACATATTCTTGGATATATTTCAACTTTGCATGTATCATTTCAGGTGAAACTTGTATGGTATTATAACAATGCGCTTGGAAGGCCAAATAAGAAGAAGTTCATAGCTCGTGCTAAATCGTACTCATGACATCTCAAACAATACTGTTTTCTTTGTATAGCTGAAAGTGTGCATAATATATTGTGTATTCTTGTTTTTGTCAGGTATCACGGTTCAACATTGATAGCAGCCAGTCTTTCCGGGTATGAACTCAAAAGACTACTTTTTCAGTAAATTAGAAACTATGTAGTATACTGTTTTTAagttattcttattaaataaatatttattcaatttatcaACACTGTATTTCAGTCTTCCGGCTCTTCATCAGAAATTTGATTTACCAGCACCTTTTGTTTTGCATACTGACTGTCCACACTACTGGCGGTATCACCTTCCAGGTTACCATTTGGATGGGCAAGTTTCTAGTAATATTTTagacatttattttaaagtataataataaatattatgcaTGCTTATGAACATTTCAGGTGAGACAGAGGAAGAATTTTCAACCAGATTAGCCAACAATTTAGAGCAGCTGATTCTGAAAGAGGGGCCAGAGACAGTAATACATTCATATGCAGGCAAAATGATTTCTACTACTGGAACATTGATTTCTTTACTgacctaaatttttttttactatcacAGATAGCTGCATTTATTGCTGAACCTGTAATGGGGGCAGGAGGTGTAATACCTCCACCAGCAACTTATTTTGAGAAGGTATGTTGTCCTAATATTTGATTCGCATGCTCTAAATCAACCGGATGGATGCCCAGTAATGCATCTTGCACTAATACTTCATTTCATTTGTATTCCTTTTCCCAATAGAAGGGTATATgatgtattaattataattaagcaTACTCCCACCATCCTCGTAATCTAATTTATgggagataaggtcaatttatagtataatatataagtgggtacaAACTTCATCCTACAAACCAATTTTAGGCCtattaagaagtggattttaagaagttagttaaaaaatatattttaagcttaactcaaccttacaaaaccaacttgtaagaTATGGTCAATTCACAATATATAAGTAAGTGCAAACTTCATCTTACAAACTGTTTTttagggttgagttagacttaaaaatcTACTTCTTAACAGAGTCTCTATTAGAGTACCCAATAGTTAGTAGAATAAAATGATTAAGTTGAAgcaatagaaaaaataaagtacaTGTCATTCCTTGAATTGGcaaggaagaaaaggaagagtgCTGAGCGGGACAGAGTATGTTTAGTTTAAATGAGAAAAAGTGTTGGGTCTCCTTACTTGTTTACATGAGGAGGgtaggaaaaataaatattttactattttattcttatagcTGCTAAATAAAACAATCAAGCTTGGTTACTCAAATTAAGATCTTTtagaaatttgttatttatctACTGATATTTACATACTGAATTTAAGATATTCTTTTTGCACATGACATTAATTGATGTTGTTTTCACTCTTCCTCCTTGTTCAAAACCAATAgaatataataacattaattctTATGCAGGTTCAAGCTGTTGTCAAGAAGTATGACATTCTTTTTATTGCTGATGAGGTACTTACATAATTCTTTACATACTTTTTATTGAGGTGAGGGTATTCTGTTGTGCAGTTTTCCATTTTAATTGTTATCTTATATGTCTCTTTTAAAGGTAATCTGTGCCTTTGGAAGGCTTGGGACAATGTTTGGATGTGACAGGTACAACATTAAGCCGGACCTTGTATCCCTGGCTAAGGTAAACATGAAACAGCTCAGTACAGATTGTCAACGTGTCTATTTTAGAAGTTTGTACAATGTTTCTCATTTTTGTGCTTGACTTCTAGGCATTGTCTTCTGCATATTTGCCAATTGGAGCTGTGCTCGTGAGCCCAGAAGTTTCAGATGTTATTCACGCCCAAAGTAACAAACTTGGTATGGTGGTTCATTCATTCATCAGAATTATCACTAAATCTTCAGGCTTAGTATTCTGACACGCTTGCTTATTTTAGGTTCATTTTCTCATGGGTTTACTTATTCTGGACACCCCGTAACCTGTGCTGTTGCAATTGAAGCTCTCAAAATCTACAAGTGTgttcttttgtttcttgtttttaaaaactgCTATGGAGGTTATTATACATGTTTTGTCAATGGAGTATGATTATATTCTACATCTTCCTTGTAGGGAAAGAAATATTGTTGACCAAGTGAACAAGATCTCCCAAAGGTTCCAAGATGGCATAAGAACTTTTTCTGACAGTCCCATCATTGGAGAGGTGTATATTATTTGCTAGGAAACTTTAAGCTTGTGGTTGATAGAATATATTATCACAAACATTACATTATGGGATCTGCAGATACGGGGAGTTGGCTTGATTTTGGGCACCGAGTTCACAGACAACAAATCACCTAATGATCCGTTTCCTTCTGAATGGGGTAGGTTCAAATCAATACTCATTTTTCATCTATCCCTATTTGAAACGTACTTGACTCAACGTGTCTATTTCATCATTTCTGGTGATCTAAACAGTAATAATATAGTAAAAGACTGTCCTTTCATGCACTTGAGCGATCTACACAAGTCATGTTTAAAATACGTTATTGGATCGTATGATGAATTGAATTGACTATATCTTGGcgactttatttatttatttattgtaaattattaaCAGTGATATAGTACATGTGAGTAAAACGAGCATGCTATTTTATGTGCATCTGAGCATATTTTTTGGTTGAGTACAGGAATAGGTGCCTATTTTGGAGCTCAATGTGAGAAGCATGGGATGTTAGTTCGTGTTGCGGGAGATAGCATCATGATGTCTCCACCATATATTATTTCTCCTGAAGAAGTTGACACGGTAACTTCACAAATAATCtttccatcttttttttttttgccattcATCAAATTAAAGAGGTTTTCgttcaattttcatttaattatttttagaacttttatatatatatatatatacacatatatgcATTTCAATGTTTTTCCCCAGTTAATCAGTATTTATGGGAAAGCTTTGAAAGAAACGGAAAAGAAGGTGCAAGAGCTCAAGTCTCAGCGCAAGTAGCTTAGCAAGATGATGGTATAATAAATCTGCTGCGCCTACCTACAGGTTAAAAGGAATTAAGTTCtgtattttaacttaattaaagtTTGTTCCAACCTTTTCTTTATTGTAAATGTAAGTTAATCGATTTCCTAGTTGCTTCCTATCTTATTTTCCTGCTATATGCTTATAATAATGCTCGTTACACGGTTCTACATTGAACCGAGTATGGACCCTCATCTCATTAATGAGTTGGAAGCATCGATAGTTTAagagtataaaatttaataataagcCAAACGGCAATTAGGCCATGGAAATTGTACAAAGCGGTTAGATGTGTGCACGTTTGTTTGTGAAAAGCAATAGCAACACATCGATACAAAGGGTGTTTTGTgcatttatcattaaaaattaaaaataggtttaaacctttttttggttcctaaattaatttctgatgttcagtttaatcttcgtttttaaaaatgtcaacctttagtctctatgatatgaaaaatgtatcactAGGACTGAtgtgatacatttttcatatcataggaattaaaggttgacatttttaaaaacagagactaaactgaacattagAAATTAatctaggaaaaaaaaaagtttaaaccttaaaaataaattctagtGATCCACGTTAACTAACGGGGCACGTATAAAAGCGCGAACTAGAAGTCGGGTTAGAGTTTATTTTTCTTGGCTTTTTTATCCTTCTTCGTACCAAGAATGAACCCTGCTTGAATTTGAATGCACGTGCGATTCTGTGTTGTGAATTGTGGGATATTATGAAATTTGAGGTTTTATGGAGGTTTTGAACTTTTATTGGGCGTTTATGGTACGATTGGTGGAGGAGGAATGACTTAAGGGTGGCTTGTAAAACATATATGGCGTTCAAATTTGACATATCGATTCAAATAGCCAaatttatactttgttttagAAGTCGGTTTGTATTAAcatgtttttaactttatttatgtaataattaaatagtttaagaTTATTAACTagtatttaattgtaattttacttctaaaaatgatataaatgagaagaaaaaaaaaacaggataCAAATTATGTAAAGTATTATTTGAactattcataattttttaatgtcaatcttgtaaaaattgaatttcactCATCTATACAATTTAACTCAAGTTAAATAAACgagtttaaatattaaatattaataaattaaattttatcttttataaaggAGAATTTATACAACACTCGTCTTAAACCGTGAATGAGTGTAACCATGGCTTGTGaactttcattttatatacattttgaaATGTCTTTAAAAAACTATGCAAATAATATTATCGTTATCATATTTACcaattttatttaagtctttaaaaagtaaactaGTATTTGTGttgttatttatgattttttgtttaaaaagtcCTTACACTTGCTCTTATTTTCTAtcctagagagagaaaaaaataaataatagtattatCCTAAACAGATGGCAAGAAGAAGACAATGACTCTAAATATATGCCTCAATCCAAGTTTTACACTTCAAGTATTATCCTCAAATACAGGCTGTACCTTATAACATTTTCAATGGTGGCAATATAGTAGCCTTCCGGTGGTCCGGCATCTATCAATTTAAACTTGTACGTCAAATCTTACTTTATCgttcataaaatttaagaaatgtaaactgattttataattaaattagacttaaaatctgTTTTATAACCGTTTATTTAAaagagatttttatttatttatatattataaaatcattttatctttcattcaaTACGTAAAATCAAACACTTTAACGTCTATTATTCTGCACTCTGCGTATCATTAACAAGTACAAAGTctgcaatataaaaaaattacatcagTTACCACCAGATAATATCATTGCTTTTCGTGCTGAGCATAACCAAGAGTTTATTACGTCagcaaaataaatacaaattaatcaacaaaacacgaaagaaaaggaaatgcaACCAAACTAAATAGACAACAACATATCATTCGAAAAAAAGCAGAGACGATTTAAACTTTGTTTCGATACAATAACCTTTGAGATTGTTTTACATTGAAAATTCAGTTATGTTTCTGATTATAAACACTAAACTCTATCTAACCACAATCTTAATAATAaggttcattttttattatttttgttagctTGTCTTCTGGCACGCCTCTCTCGGGAGCTAGGGGATGGCCTATAAACTCCATCTTCATATTCAGATTCTTCCAAATCTCTAAACGATTTCTGTGTAAAATAACATTGCAAATTAAATTAGAACAAAGAATTTCAAACGGGGTTGACAGAGAAAaggtaaaaggaagaaaaaaatacctCTCTAAGCTCAGCAAAGCTCACTGCATAAAAGGTCACAGCCGCCGCCGCAACAACTCCGACAATAGGAAGAGCTACCTGCAACCCATCCATGTCTGTTTAAtctcttcctttctctttaTTTGAGTGATTCTGAATAAAGGGTATAAGATGACGATGAGATAAGATATTGGATTTGCTTCCACTCTACAGTGCCACTTTTACAGTTACTCTACACCCTCGCCCTGTTCACCGTTGATTCCATCAAGTAGCAACTGGCAACCTGTTACTTTTTGTTCACAGAGTCAATTATTACTAAAAACACGTTATTCAAATATTCTacctcattttttattaaaaaattatttatctaaatattcATTTTCTCCAAATATTTATCTATCTAATCTACTCACcattttttgtaatttcatCTGAGAATTGGCTTTTGGAAATCAGATTTCTCAGTATAtcgttctcttttcttttttagttcaatttattgtcccttttacattttttaagtttaaatatgaTCGTAGTTTATGGTTGATTGAaataggttaaaagctctttttagTCCCAGTTTTTGTTAGGGAAATTCGAAATGGTCGCTGagttgattttgtgttcaatttcgtctcaaagaacgaatttaatgttcaatttggtccttttcagtaactccgttaaaattgttaacagCAACTAGTCCACATGTTTAACTGCTAAGTGATgtgtcagttttttgctgactgggattttaatgttcaatttggtcctttttaaATTGTGGAACTtgtttatttcactttttatactttttcttttcttttctttccttattaatagattttcatcttcttcttcgttGGCCACCATCAATGCAGCAACCACCATCTCCCTTGGGCCACCACCACGTTGGCCACTGCGAAAGCTTCCTCGTTCCTTTCTCTCGTGCAACCACGAATTTGAAACAACAACCCATACCCAAATCACAACCACTCGTTCCATAGCCATCATGGCTAATTCTCTTCTTCTCAAGATCTGCAAGAATGAGAGAAACCTTCCTTCAAACCTCCATGGTCATGGCTCAACCTGCAAGAAACCACCACAAAACCCCAAATTGAGAACGCGAAACCCTAATCGCAATCATCCTCTTCTCGAGAACAACAACCAAGCCACAATGTTGCCATCCTAAAATCCCAAATCAGAAAACCATAAACCTAAATTAGAAAACCCCTAATATGAAAAAACCCAAATTGCATCATCACTTCACCATGTTTGTCCTTTCCGATTACAAAAGCACGTTACTGGTGTTCAAGGCCAAAGTTGTTCTTCTCAAGTTGCAGAAGTTGTTCTTCGCAAGTTCCACAATTTAAAAAGATCCTAATTCTAACGgctaaaaaggaccaaattgaacattaaaattgaacattaaaatcCCAGTTAGCAAAAAACTGACACATCACTGACACATCACTTAGCAGTTAAACATGTGGACTAgttgccgttaacaattttaacggagttactgaaaatgactaaattgaacattaaattcgttctttgggacgaaattgaacacaaaatcaactcagggaccatttcgaattttcctaaccaaaattggaaacaaaaagagcttttaaccatTGAAATAATCATGTGAAgtaactatttaaaattttcagttaCTGCACAgcttacatttaaaaaaaaaatattgtcttttgtttgataatttatttttaaaactaaattcataAACGTgataaataaagaaaggaaaaatacgTTCCTTtacaatttctaaaatattaaatatgtttctaaattattttattgagatgaaatttaaacataaCAGAGGTTAAACTTTTGTCTTATATGTTtaactataaattataatttttaaccatttagcaatttattttttatattatactattattttagATTGTGTTTAcgctctttttatttttctccaaaATCTCAAAACTCCATCTCATCTTGTATTCAATTTACAAGGCTTATTTTAGGAGGAAGTAGAATTTATGACAATTTAATCtgattgcatttttttttgggtaaatttctttttcttcaaatcaatattttttttctactaatGTTTGCATGCATAGATTGTGATGTTTGCACGCATGAATCATAAATTTACCAACTcctgaattatttttaagaacacAAAAATACAAGAGAAGctagattaattatttattttcaaattttttacataaattggcattgttttgtattaaagttttaaaatgagTATTTTCggtagatatatatatatatatatatatatatatatatatatatatatatatatatatatatcagtaaattaattcatttagaaatgttttatattactaatatattttatatatttactataGTGTAATTAAAGTGAATTAACtcgattttttttatagtagtacaataaaaatgtttatttagattatgtttcttttgagaagataatttgaaagaaagtaaataaatgaatttgatgaagaatagAAGATAAGATGGAGTTCCTTTTAAgcaattttgatttgaaaatgaagatatttggaggtaaaatttataaagaaatttaaattatttgatggattcaggagataaaaaaaatgaattaatagaTTAAGTGAtcagattataaaaaaaataatctattattaattagttatattttttattataactttaatttgtattttatttaaatattatattattttttccattaatatagtttttgaatactttatatttcattattattattaaattattatttttatttttatcattataaataattattagttatcataattgtaaattttagaaaaagtcAAAAATCATTTGGTAATTGAATTTTTCATCCTGTTAAACTATCTCACCCTGTGAGAGATAATACTTCACCTCTCAAATATTCTCTTCCATTTTTTCACAAAGCCCTTGAAATggacaaatatattattttcacttCCTCTCTCACAAATCACAAATAGTAAATATCTTGaaagaaacatattttatttcacaaaaacattatagtaatataataattaaaaattaaaatgccaGTCTACtttacaaacaaataaattaaactttccaaattttctaatattattgaataatattagaatatttaaaaaatcaaattatcaacCTGatgattagaaaaaataaataattaaaataaaagacttataaaataattataaaaaactaataaatgcTTGTTGTTGATAGATTATGAATCAATCCTCGTTTAATCCAACTTAAACCagtttaatgaattaattaagtcaatcaaatttaatttaactcacatttaaaaaaaaatattttttaatcaaactcACTCGTGAT comes from the Vigna radiata var. radiata cultivar VC1973A chromosome 2, Vradiata_ver6, whole genome shotgun sequence genome and includes:
- the LOC106756560 gene encoding gamma aminobutyrate transaminase 3, chloroplastic gives rise to the protein MNTLLRSTLRTKNASSLAYAAVSRGVQENLLQAPLWSRSNSTESSLKRDDSANEVKSGPVFKGHSMLAPFTAGWQSTDLHPLVIEKSEGSYVYDTNGKKYLDALAGLWATSLGGSESRLVDAAVAQLKKLPFYHSFWNRTTVPSLELAKELLEIFTARKMAKAFFVNSGSEANDTQVKLVWYYNNALGRPNKKKFIARAKSYHGSTLIAASLSGLPALHQKFDLPAPFVLHTDCPHYWRYHLPGETEEEFSTRLANNLEQLILKEGPETIAAFIAEPVMGAGGVIPPPATYFEKVQAVVKKYDILFIADEVICAFGRLGTMFGCDRYNIKPDLVSLAKALSSAYLPIGAVLVSPEVSDVIHAQSNKLGSFSHGFTYSGHPVTCAVAIEALKIYKERNIVDQVNKISQRFQDGIRTFSDSPIIGEIRGVGLILGTEFTDNKSPNDPFPSEWGIGAYFGAQCEKHGMLVRVAGDSIMMSPPYIISPEEVDTLISIYGKALKETEKKVQELKSQRK
- the LOC106755923 gene encoding uncharacterized protein LOC106755923; translated protein: MDGLQVALPIVGVVAAAAVTFYAVSFAELREKSFRDLEESEYEDGVYRPSPSSRERRARRQANKNNKK